A single window of Bombus pascuorum chromosome 1, iyBomPasc1.1, whole genome shotgun sequence DNA harbors:
- the LOC132916055 gene encoding uncharacterized protein LOC132916055 — MDMKDNQEIDVYGAGEGYPSTGAGVGGQAGPTASLASDRGRVGVGHRAPIRVNASGEEMEDVAMEETREGGPPARTKANNIEAAKNRGRSGERKAERAGPVDRRRSNSRGGKPTPTPSLAPLAVPSTPLPTAAEHSGNVFQTFKIPKNVRDKVKAQDGHRSIDGSIESSRMRKESTSDGRSEDEESMASVTARGKKRKITKVTPEVSDRLRNVIQGSSPRDVDAEVRRHQAEVLKVAATSSNLKGTYVKTLKDAVEYTVAAWSHQTTTSRVPDFLEERKKREALEREVESLKRRNEELEQRINRFLKGTAETAAPSPTEAQAPRSSGRAKDDIASEIEMLKKSISSLGPSLLGTLREELREALRGTSLPRQATGGNISGDKERTTMPRTAGPKPPQQSPQSSQPSQQQAGQGQETDGEWRTMVSRKARRKAREQRRKEAGHGAPLPIAPQTNRTRSAVGPAGQPPRTTPAALGGGERRREGNGEKKAGAQPAKRTYATVAGRAGSAVVRPALRPPPTSSAVTLTLREGAPKTYEEILAEARRDKTLQKCGLEYVRTRKAATGAMVINIPDDAGMSKATQLASRLAGVLDPSTVRVSVPVPTAEIKLVGVDISLNEEELLEELSRAADCQPRDVRAWSAGTSRSGMGIFYAKCPVAGARKLAQAGRVTLGWTRAKVIALPRRPLQCFRCLEVGHMAAMCVSPVRRTHLCFRCGEEGHRARNCTAASPRCPICEAKGAPSKHRMGSAACKPPEVGPSGRRRARRTAMAKAAEATATNTSKGVTGAAEQASLSGNPPVGGKDSTIGCNLGRAGRAQDLLYQSIRESRTDVAVVAEPYNIPASPQWAGDLSGWVAITWPCTSGVSGRIAERGNGFVAVEWTDLVVVGVYISPNCDIRAFEDLLDEMGECVRRLLPRQVLVLGDFNAHSTTWGNDRTTTRGRELADWAAGLGLVLVNRGSESTYVGRRGASVIDLTWATQRLHPRIRNWRVAVEMETLADHLYVLMDIEPAKRSTSGDNNNNVEGRTSSRPGLPPPRRWKLKERDGDMLRATATVAAWCWDAKRNKNRGNVDGEAQELGEWMRRACDASMPRTSAGSRRDNSSVYWWSREIADLRDDCHRARRLLARARRRGRNRNEEEILERYRAHREARMALQRAIKEAKEASWKRLLESVESDPWGRPYKTVLRKLRPAAPPITENMDRELLARVIDTLFPRPEEEGGEEEEDSPRRHEDTEQAPPEERGCTRSGGGGPAMDQPGAHITREELEAATKKMAAKDVAPGPDGIPGRVWAETMDIMAPRLLHLYNRCLREGAYPRAWKVARLVLLRKEGRPPESPSAYRPICLLDEVGKLFERVIASRLGAHMESRVPGWHDNQFGFRRGRSTIDAIRRLREGVERVVAREGIAIAVSLDITNAFNSIPWSKIREALRFFEVPGYLRRIIGAYLRERWITYRSTEGEERRAVERGVPQGSVLGPMLWITAYDYVLRTPMPGSTGLICYADDTLVVAGGRWWYETAEAATEATRRAARAIGELGLKVAPAKTEALGFYDGRRRGPPPEGLTIDVDGVGVRVGSQLRYLGLIIDDQWSFEPHFESLAPKVAAAANALCGILPNIGGAGRAVRRLYDGVVRARAMYGAPIWARDLAASRRSQTLLRAVQRTTALRIARGYRTVSHASATVLAASPPYALQALALQKVYGATRVRDGDRDEDAPQVRKEIEEETWERWRLLLEKEARKTSHRAVDAVLPVWDRWKEARGVPLTYRLTQVLTGHGVFGEFLKKIRKEVTNICHHCGEAEDNAQHTLQHCPAWAMQRHTLTVKIGDDLSPRRIVEALLRSRSDYEAVRDFCEQIMLAKERAERLRVRAEHPARIRRERSGRNGGRPPSPPTDTETTRGR, encoded by the exons atggataTGAAGGATAACCAAGAAATCgacgtttacggtgcaggggagggataccccagtaccggcgcaggaGTGGGTGGTCAAGCGGGCCCCACTGCGTCGTTAGCTAGCGACCGTGGCCGTGTGGGGGTGGGCCACCGGGCCCCCATACGCGTAAACGCGTCCggtgaagaaatggaagacgTCGCGATGGAGGAGACCCGCGAGGGTGGGCCTCCCGCAAGGACAAAAGCGAACAACATCGAAGCGGCAAAGAACCGCGGAAGAAGCGGGGAGAGAAAAGCGGAGAGGGCGGGACCCGTGGACAGGAGAAGAAGCAACAGCCGGGGAGGGAAACCGACACCGACGCCGTCGCTCGCCCCGCTCGCGGTCCCGTCAACCCCGCTTCCAACCGCAGCGGAGCACAGCGGCAACGTGTTCCAAACGTTCAAAATCCCCAAGAACGTCAGGGACAAAGTGAAAGCGCAAGATGGGCACAGGTCCATAGACGGCTCGATAGAGTCGTCTCGGATGAGAAAGGAGTCGACCTCGGATGGCAGATCGGAGGACGAGGAGTCAATGGCCTCGGTCACCGCGAGGGGcaagaagaggaaaataacgaaagtGACTCCAGAGGTGTCGGACCGATTGAGGAACGTTATCCAAGGGTCCTCACCGAGAGACGTGGACGCCGAAGTACGGCGACATCAGGCCGAGGTCCTGAAGGTGGCGGCGACGTCCTCCAACCTCAAGGGGACGTACGTCAAAACCCTCAAGGACGCGGTCGAGTACACCGTCGCGGCATGGTCCCACCAAACAACCACCTCCCGGGTGCCAGACTTcctggaagaaaggaagaagagggaggCGCTGGAAAGAGAGGTGGAAAGCCTGAAGAGGAGGAACGAGGAGTTGGAACAAAGGATAAATAGGTTCCTGAAAGGCACGGCCGAGACAGCGGCGCCGTCCCCGACGGAGGCGCAGGCTCCCCGGAGCAGCGGGAGGGCCAAGGACGACATCGCATCGGAAATAGAGATGCTAAAGAAGTCGATAAGCAGCCTCGGCCCATCCCTGTTGGGGACCCTGAGGGAAGAGCTCAGGGAAGCCCTCAGGGGAACGAGCCTGCCGAGACAAGCGACAGGAGGGAATATCAGCGGCGACAAAGAGCGGACGACGATGCCGCGGACGGCGGGCCCGAAGCCTCCCCAACAATCCCCGCAATCCTCCCAACCCTCTCAACAGCAAGCGGGACAGGGACAGGAGACGGACGGGGAATGGAGGACCATGGTCTCGCGGAAGGCGAGACGGAAGGCCAGGGAacagaggaggaaagaagcgGGCCACGGCGCCCCCCTCCCCATAGCGCCACAAACAAACAGGACGAGATCGGCGGTGGGACCAGCCGGGCAACCGCCAAGGACGACCCCGGCCGCATTAGGTGGAGGGGAAAGGAGGAGAGAAGGAAACGGAGAGAAGAAGGCAGGAGCCCAACCGGCGAAACGGACGTACGCGACGGTGGCGGGCAGGGCGGGATCGGCGGTCGTGCGGCCAGCACTCCGACCCCCCCCAACGTCATCGGCGGTAACGCTCACGCTGAGGGAAGGGGCTCCGAAGACGTACGAGGAGATCCTGGCGGAGGCGAGACGGGACAAGACCCTCCAGAAATGCGGACTGGAGTACGTCCGAACGAGAAAGGCGGCGACCGGGGCCATGGTGATCAATATCCCGGACGACGCCGGCATGAGCAAGGCCACGCAGTTGGCGTCGCGATTAGCCGGGGTATTGGACCCCTCCACCGTCAGAGTATCAGTCCCGGTACCGACGGCCGAGATCAAATTGGTGGGGGTCGATATATCCCTGAACGAGGAGGAACTGCTGGAGGAGCTGTCCAGGGCGGCGGACTGCCAGCCCCGCGACGTCAGAGCATGGAGCGCGGGAACATCTAGAAGCGGCATGGGGATATTCTACGCCAAGTGCCCCGTGGCCGGAGCCCGTAAACTGGCTCAAGCGGGGAGGGTCACACTGGGGTGGACCAGGGCAAAGGTGATCGCACTCCCCAGGAGACCGCTCCAGTGTTTCCGATGCCTGGAGGTGGGCCACATGGCGGCGATGTGCGTCTCCCCGGTGAGAAGAACCCACCTGTGTTTCCGGTGCGGAGAAGAGGGGCACAGGGCGAGGAACTGCACGGCCGCATCGCCGAGGTGCCCCATCTGCGAGGCAAAAGGAGCCCCGTCAAAACACAGGATGGGAAGCGCGGCGTGCAAACCACCGGAGGTAGGACCATCCGGAAGGAGAAGGGCGCGGAGAACGGCGATGGCCAAGGCAGCAGAGGCCACGGCGACAAACACGAGCAAGGGCGTCACCGGAGCCGCGGAGCAGGCCAGCCTGTCGGGCAACCCACCAGTCGGAGGGAAGGATAGCACCATCGGA TGTAACTTGGGCAGAGCCGGAAGGGCCCAGGACCTGCTCTACCAGTCCATCCGGGAGAGCAGGACCGAcgtggcggtggtggcggaGCCGTACAACATCCCCGCATCCCCCCAATGGGCGGGAGATCTAAGCGGATGGGTCGCCATCACTTGGCCGTGTACCTCGGGAGTCTCCGGGCGAATCGCGGAAAGAGGCAACGGGTTCGTGGCGGTCGAATGGACGGACCTCGTGGTGGTGGGGGTATACATCTCTCCCAACTGCGACATCCGGGCGTTCGAGGACCTACTGGACGAGATGGGAGAGTGCGTAAGGAGGCTTCTCCCCCGACAGGTGCTCGTACTGGGGGACTTCAACGCCCACTCCACGACGTGGGGCAACGACAGAACCACCACGAGAGGCAGAGAACTGGCGGACTGGGCCGCGGGTCTCGGTCTCGTGCTGGTCAACAGAGGCTCGGAGTCCACATACGTGGGGCGGAGAGGAGCGTCGGTCATAGATCTGACGTGGGCGACGCAGAGGCTCCACCCCAGAATAAGGAACTGGCGGGTGGCCGTAGAGATGGAAACGCTAGCGGACCACCTCTACGTGCTAATGGACATCGAACCCGCCAAGAGAAGCACGAGCGgcgacaacaacaacaacgtcGAGGGAAGGACATCGAGCCGCCCGGGGCTGCCCCCTCCTCGCCGATGGAAACTGAAGGAGAGGGACGGGGACATGCTTCGGGCAACGGCCACCGTAGCGGCTTGGTGCTGGGACGCGAAGAGGAACAAGAACCGAGGCAACGTGGACGGGGAGGCGCAGGAATTGGGAGAATGGATGAGGAGAGCCTGCGACGCCTCCATGCCGCGAACCAGCGCCGGGTCTAGGCGCGACAACAGCAGCGTCTACTGGTGGTCGCGGGAGATCGCGGACCTGCGAGACGACTGCCACAGAGCCCGCAGGCTTCTCGCTAGGGCGAGAAGAAGAGGGCGGAACCGCAACGAAGAGGAGATCCTCGAGAGGTACAGGGCCCACAGAGAAGCCAGAATGGCCCTGCAAAGGGCCATAAAGGAAGCGAAAGAGGCGTCGTGGAAACGGCTGTTGGAATCCGTGGAATCCGATCCATGGGGAAGACCGTACAAGACGGTGCTGAGGAAACTCAGGCCGGCGGCTCCCCCGATAACCGAGAACATGGATCGGGAACTACTAGCACGGGTGATCGACACGCTGTTCCCACGaccggaagaagaaggaggcgaagaggaggaagactcCCCGAGGCGCCACGAGGACACGGAACAGGCCCCTCCAGAGGAGAGGGGATGCACTCGGAGCGGCGGCGGCGGACCGGCGATGGATCAACCCGGAGCGCACATAACGAGGGAGGAACTGGAAGCAGCCACCAAGAAGATGGCTGCCAAGGACGTGGCGCCGGGGCCGGACGGAATCCCCGGGCGGGTGTGGGCGGAGACCATGGACATCATGGCCCCCCGCCTGCTGCATCTGTACAACAGGTGCCTGAGGGAAGGCGCATACCCCCGGGCGTGGAAGGTGGCGAGGCTGGTGCTGCTGAGGAAGGAGGGTCGACCGCCGGAGTCCCCATCGGCGTACAGGCCGATATGCCTCCTGGACGAGGTGGGCAAGCTCTTCGAGAGAGTAATCGCCTCCCGTCTGGGGGCGCACATGGAGTCCAGGGTACCAGGCTGGCACGACAACCAGTTCGGGTTCCGTCGCGGGAGGTCCACCATCGACGCGATCCGCAGATTGAGAGAGGGGGTGGAGAGAGTGGTGGCTCGAGAAGGGATCGCGATAGCGGTCTCCCTGGACATCACCAACGCCTTCAACTCGATCCCGTGGAGCAAGATCAGAGAGGCCCTGCGATTCTTCGAGGTTCCGGGGTACCTCCGGAGGATAATCGGGGCATACCTCCGGGAGAGGTGGATAACGTACAGATCCACGGagggagaggagagaagagcgGTGGAGCGCGGAGTGCCGCAGGGCTCGGTCCTGGGACCGATGCTGTGGATAACCGCCTACGACTACGTGCTCCGCACCCCGATGCCCGGAAGCACGGGACTGATTTGCTACGCGGACGACACCCTGGTCGTGGCAGGAGGGCGCTGGTGGTACGAGACGGCGGAGGCTGCCACGGAGGCCACCCGGCGAGCGGCGAGGGCCATCGGAGAACTGGGGCTGAAGGTCGCTCCGGCCAAGACGGAGGCGCTCGGGTTCTACGACGGAAGACGCAGAGGACCGCCCCCGGAGGGACTGACGATCGACGTGGACGGGGTAGGGGTCCGGGTGGGGAGCCAACTGAGGTACCTGGGCCTCATCATCGACGACCAATGGTCGTTCGAGCCCCACTTCGAGAGCCTCGCCCCAAAGGTGGCGGCAGCGGCCAACGCCCTATGCGGCATCCTCCCGAACATCGGAGGCGCCGGGAGAGCGGTGCGCAGGCTGTACGACGGGGTGGTCAGAGCCCGAGCGATGTACGGTGCGCCCATCTGGGCGAGGGATCTGGCCGCGAGCAGGCGAAGTCAGACACTCCTGCGGGCGGTTCAACGCACCACCGCTCTGAGGATAGCGAGAGGGTACAGGACGGTGTCGCACGCGTCCGCGACCGTCCTGGCGGCATCCCCTCCATACGCGTTGCAAGCCCTGGCCCTTCAAAAGGTGTACGGAGCCACGAGGGTCAGGGACGGGGATCGAGACGAAGACGCTCCGCAGGTGAGGAAGGAGATAGAAGAGGAGACATGGGAGAGGTGGCGGCTCCTACTGGAGAAGGAGGCGAGGAAGACGTCCCACCGCGCGGTAGACGCGGTCCTGCCCGTCTGGGACAGGTGGAAGGAAGCGCGGGGCGTTCCGCTGACCTACAGGCTGACCCAGGTGCTCACCGGGCACGGAGTGTTCGGGGAGTTCCTGAAGAAGATTCGGAAGGAGGTGACCAACATCTGTCACCACTGCGGGGAGGCGGAGGACAACGCCCAGCACACTCTGCAGCACTGCCCCGCGTGGGCCATGCAGAGACACACCCTGACGGTGAAGATCGGGGACGACCTGTCCCCGAGGAGGATCGTGGAGGCGCTGCTACGTAGCCGGTCGGACTACGAGGCAGTGAGGGACTTTTGCGAGCAAATCATGCTCGCGAAGGAGCGGGCGGAGCGGCTCAGGGTCCGAGCCGAGCACCCGGCAAGGATACGACGCGAGAGAAGTGGGCGCAACGGGGGGAGGCCGCCATCTCCCCCAACGGATACGGAAACAACAAGAGGAAGATGA